The Anaerolineae bacterium genome includes the window CATGGTATAATCGGCGCGCCAAACTGGAGAACTTGCCTATGAGTGAAAACACAAAAATTTGCCCAACTTGTGGTACGCGTATTCCGGCAACGGCCACCCGTTGTCCGGTTTGCGGCACGGCCTTCACTGCGGGTGAAGGCACGCCGCAACTCAAGCCGGGGCGTTTCCCCGAAGTGACGCTGAGCCTGCCCCTGGCCCTGGCGATGCTGGCTTTCTTCGTTGCCCTGGGCGCCGGGATGGTGTACTTCGCCCTGAGCCAGATGAACCGCATCGCCGAACCCACCCCCATCCCTTCGGCGACGCCATCCCCCAGCCCCACGCTGACGCCCACGCCGGTGACCCCCACTCCCACTTTCACGCCCCTGCCCTCGCCAACGCCGTTCATCTATGAAGTCAAAGCCGGCGACACCTGTTCCAGCATCGCGCTGGCTTTCGGCATCTCGGTGCGCAGCCTGGTGTTGCTGAACAATCTGCCCGCAGCCTGCGACACCCTCTTCGTTGGGCAGAAGTTGCTCATCCCGCAACCCACCCCCACCCCTTCGCCTCAGCCTACCGGCACGCTCAGCCCTGCCGAGGCCACCAAGCAGGCCTGCGACCGGGTCATCTACGAGGTCAAGGAAAACGACACGCTGAGCAGCATCGCTTTGAATTACGGTGTGCCCATGGACGCCATCCGCCGCTACAACGGTCTGGTGGGCGACCAGGTGTTCTTCGGACAAAAGTTGATCATTCCACTATGTGAGCGCAACCCCACTCCAGGGCCCACGCCCACGCCCACGCCGCCGCCGCCGTATCCGGCGCCCAGCCTGCTGTTGCCTGTGGACGGCGCGGTGTTCACCCTGGCCGACGAAGCCGTGGTACTGCAGTGGGCCTCGGTGGGCGAACTGCGGGACAACGAAGCGTATGCCGTCACCGTCGAGGATGTGACCGCCGACCGGGGGCGCAAGCTGGTGGCCTATGTCACCGATACGAAGTATATCGTGCCCAACGACTTCCGCCCCACGGAAAGCAAGCCGCATGTCTTCCGCTGGTGGGTGGTCACCGTGCGCCAGACGGGCACCGACGAGAACGGCAACCCCATCTGGACGCCGGCCGGTGCACGCAGCGAATCCCGCACCTTTGCCTGGGTCGGCGTGGCCCCGGCGGCGACCCCCACGCCGTCCCCTTAGTACCCCCCTCGATTCGACATCAAGACCCGGCGGGCGCAGGAAACAAACCATCCTGCGCCCGCTTTTTCGTCCCTTGTTGGGCCCAAAAAGAAAACCACCGGGACGGCACCGTCCCGGTGGTCTGCTGCCTTTTTCCCAGGGTCCGGATTAGCCCTGGGCCTCCTTGACGGCCTCTTCCAGCATGGCCGTGGTGACCGACTTGGGGCGCTCGATGGGATGGCCCAGAGCACGGGCCCAAACCACATTGGCCGTCACGCCCAGCGCGCGGCCCACGCCGAACATCACCGTGTAGAAGTCCGACTCGGTGACCCCGTAGTGCTGCTGCAGGGTACCGCTGAGGGCGTCCACATTGGGCCACGGATTCTTGGCCTTGCCGTGCTCCTTGAGCACCTCGGGGATGACCTCGTAGGCCACCTTGGCCGTCTGGAACAAGGGGTCTTCGGGCATGTGCTCCAGGGCAAATTCGAACTGCGCCTTGTAGCGGGGGTCGGTGCGGCGCAACACGGCATGGCCGTATCCGGGGATCACCTGACCGCTGTTCAGGGTGTCCCAGGCGTACTGGCGCATCTGCTCGTGGGTGGGCACGCCGCCGAACTTGTCCATCACGCCCTTCAGCCAGTAGAGGCAGTTCTGGTTGGCCAGGCCGTGCAACGGGCCCGCCAGGCCATCCATCGCCGCGGAGAAGGCGTAGTAAATGTCGGAGAGGGCCGAAGCCACCAAGTAGGTGGTGTGAGCGCTCACATTGCCGCTCTCGTGGTCCGAGTGCAGGATGAAGTACAGGCGGCTAAGGTTCTTGTACTTGGGGTCCTCCACGCCCATCATGTGGGCAAAGTTGGCCCCCCAATCCAGGTCAGGATCCGGCTCGATGAACTTGCCATCCTTGTACTTCAGCCGGTAGATGAAGGCCGCGATGGCGGGCAACTTGGCCGTCAGGCTCAAGGCGTCTTCCAGCATGGGGTCCCAGAAATCGGTCTTCTTCAAGCCCTCTTTGTAACGCTTGGCGAAAACCGATTCCGGCTGCAGCGCCAGCACCGCGGCGGAGAACATGGTCATGGGATGGGACTCTTTGGGGAAGGCCCGCAACACATCAAACACATGCTGCGGCAGGGCCATCCGCTTCTTCCACTCTGCCTCCACCGACAGGGCCTCTTCCTTGGTAGGGAAATCGCCCGTCAACAGCAGCCAGTACAGGCCGCCCACATAGGGCATATCACCGTCGGAGGGCTTGGGCAACTTCTCCAACACTTCGGGGATAGTGTGCCCACGGAAGCGGATGCCCTCATACGGGTCCACATAGGAAATATCGGTGACCAACACCTTCAGGCCGCGCATCCCGCCCAAAATCTGGCGGACATGCACCTGGTCCACGACCACATCACCGTACTCCTTGGCCAACTTCCGTTGGCGCTCACGCCATGCGGGGATCTCGGCAGCAAGCCGTTCCTTCAGCAACATAGACTCCTCCTTCCATCCGAGGCAAAATGATGGGGGAAGGATTTTTCCTTCCCCCAAAGGGCTAAATCAGGCCAAACTCGGTCAACTTGGCGACATTGGTGCGCACATGGGCCACCGACTTCTTGAAAGCCGCCGTTTCCTCCTCGTTGAGGTCGTACTCGATCACCTTCTCCACGCCCTTGCGGCCCAACATGGCCGGCACGCCGATGAAGATGTCCTTTTCGCCATACTCGCCGTTCAGATAGACCGTGGCCGGGACAATGAGGTGCTTGTCCTTCAAGATGGCCTCGGTCATCTGAGCCAGCGCCGCGGCCGGCGCGTAGAAGGCGCTCCCTTTCTTGAGCAGGCTGACGATCTCGCCACCGCCCTTGCGGGTGCGCTCCACGATAGCGTCCAGTTTGTCCTTGGGGAGATACTTTTCTAAGGGCACACCGGCGATGTTGGAGTGACGGGTGAGCGGCACCATGCTATCACCATGGCCACCCAGCACATAGCAGTGGATATTCTCCACGCTGACGCCGGTTTCCATGGCGACGAAAGCGCGCATACGGGCCGAGTCCAGAATGCCCGCCTGCCCCATGACCCGGTAAGCAGGCAGCCCGGTGACCTTCCAGGTGAGGTAGGTCATCACATCCAGCGGATTGGTGAGCACGATGTAGATGGCGTCCGGCGACTGCTCCAGGGTCTTGCGGGCCACATCGGCCACGATCTTGGCATTGGTGGTCAGCAAGTCGTCGCGGCTCATCCCCGGCTTGCGCGGCAAACCGGCGGTGATGATCACGATGTCCGAACCTTTGGTGGCCGCGTAATCATTACTCCCCACAATGGTGACATCTTTGCCGACGACCGGCATGGCCTCCTGCAAATCCAACGCCTTCCCCTGAGGCATGCCCTCCACGATATCCACCAAGACGATATCGGCAATCTCGCGCTCGGCCAACCAATGGGCCGTGGTCGAGCCCGTCATGCCAGCACCGATAATAGAAACCTTGGCCATAAAAACCTCCTCCATCGCAAGATAGCGCTGAGAGCGCCTGAGGCTGCTCAGAGCAAATACCCATTTCTAATTATATACCTATTTGGCTTCTTGACAAGTGCCAATTGTCACAAATTCTGGACGATTCAGGATTCCCCGGCCTCTGCGCTCAGAAAATGCACCACCTCCATGGCCGCCTGCGCCCCCATGCCGGCCGAGGTGATGACCTGTCGATAGCGCGGATCGGCCACTTCGCCCGCGGCGAACACGCCAGGCACGCTGGTGCGGGTGTAGGCATCCACCTTCACATATCCCCGCTCGTCCAGGGCCAACTGCTCGTGGAAAAGCGCGGTGTTCGGCTCGTGACCGATGAAGATGAAGACCCCGGCGGTAGGGTACACCTGCTCCTCGCCCGACACCACATCGCGCAGTCGCACCCCTTCGACCACATCTTCACCCAGGATCTCGGTGACCACCTTGTTGAACAAGAACCGGATTTTGGGGTGGTTCCGGGCCCGCTTTTGCAGCAACGGCCCGGCGCGCAACTGCTTCCGCCGATGAATGATGGTGACCTGGGTGGCGTACCGGGTCAGGAAAAGCCCCTCTTCCAGGGCGCTGTCGCCCCCGCCGATGACCACCACCTCCATCCCTTTGAAGAAGTGACCGTCACAGGTGGCGCAGTAGGACACGCCCATGCCCACCAGGTCCTCCTCGCCGGGGACACCCAGGCGCCGGGGGGCGGCCCCCGTGGCGATGATCAACGCCCGGGCCTCCACCTCGCCCCCCCGGACGACTATACGAAACGGTCGCCGCCGCAAACCCACCGCCGTGGCCATATCCAGGCGAATCTCTGCCCCAAAGCGCTCAGCCTGGTCCTTCAGCCGCTGCACCAACTCTTGCCCCCCCACCCCCTCGGGAAAGCCCGGGTAGTTCTCCACGATGTGGGTCAGGGAAACCTGACCGCCCAAGTCCGGCCCGGCGATGACCAGAGGGGCCAGTTCGGCCCGCGCCGCGTAGAGCGCCGCCGTCAGCCCAGCCGGACCCGAGCCCAAAATCACCACCTGTCGCCTTTCCATAACAAGTGCCTAATCCTTCTGCGGAAGAAGATAAAGCGGCGCCTCATTGACCGAAGCGCCGCTTTGTGCTTTCTCCATGGTCAGGCCTCGATGGCCATCAACTCAGGATGGGCCTGCAGGTACTCCCGCACCGCAATGGCCGCCTTGGCCCCATCGCCCACGGCCACCGCCACCTGGGCTAGGTTACCCGA containing:
- the mdh gene encoding malate dehydrogenase; protein product: MEEVFMAKVSIIGAGMTGSTTAHWLAEREIADIVLVDIVEGMPQGKALDLQEAMPVVGKDVTIVGSNDYAATKGSDIVIITAGLPRKPGMSRDDLLTTNAKIVADVARKTLEQSPDAIYIVLTNPLDVMTYLTWKVTGLPAYRVMGQAGILDSARMRAFVAMETGVSVENIHCYVLGGHGDSMVPLTRHSNIAGVPLEKYLPKDKLDAIVERTRKGGGEIVSLLKKGSAFYAPAAALAQMTEAILKDKHLIVPATVYLNGEYGEKDIFIGVPAMLGRKGVEKVIEYDLNEEETAAFKKSVAHVRTNVAKLTEFGLI
- a CDS encoding citrate (Si)-synthase, translating into MLLKERLAAEIPAWRERQRKLAKEYGDVVVDQVHVRQILGGMRGLKVLVTDISYVDPYEGIRFRGHTIPEVLEKLPKPSDGDMPYVGGLYWLLLTGDFPTKEEALSVEAEWKKRMALPQHVFDVLRAFPKESHPMTMFSAAVLALQPESVFAKRYKEGLKKTDFWDPMLEDALSLTAKLPAIAAFIYRLKYKDGKFIEPDPDLDWGANFAHMMGVEDPKYKNLSRLYFILHSDHESGNVSAHTTYLVASALSDIYYAFSAAMDGLAGPLHGLANQNCLYWLKGVMDKFGGVPTHEQMRQYAWDTLNSGQVIPGYGHAVLRRTDPRYKAQFEFALEHMPEDPLFQTAKVAYEVIPEVLKEHGKAKNPWPNVDALSGTLQQHYGVTESDFYTVMFGVGRALGVTANVVWARALGHPIERPKSVTTAMLEEAVKEAQG
- the trxB gene encoding thioredoxin-disulfide reductase; this translates as MERRQVVILGSGPAGLTAALYAARAELAPLVIAGPDLGGQVSLTHIVENYPGFPEGVGGQELVQRLKDQAERFGAEIRLDMATAVGLRRRPFRIVVRGGEVEARALIIATGAAPRRLGVPGEEDLVGMGVSYCATCDGHFFKGMEVVVIGGGDSALEEGLFLTRYATQVTIIHRRKQLRAGPLLQKRARNHPKIRFLFNKVVTEILGEDVVEGVRLRDVVSGEEQVYPTAGVFIFIGHEPNTALFHEQLALDERGYVKVDAYTRTSVPGVFAAGEVADPRYRQVITSAGMGAQAAMEVVHFLSAEAGES
- a CDS encoding LysM peptidoglycan-binding domain-containing protein, whose amino-acid sequence is MSENTKICPTCGTRIPATATRCPVCGTAFTAGEGTPQLKPGRFPEVTLSLPLALAMLAFFVALGAGMVYFALSQMNRIAEPTPIPSATPSPSPTLTPTPVTPTPTFTPLPSPTPFIYEVKAGDTCSSIALAFGISVRSLVLLNNLPAACDTLFVGQKLLIPQPTPTPSPQPTGTLSPAEATKQACDRVIYEVKENDTLSSIALNYGVPMDAIRRYNGLVGDQVFFGQKLIIPLCERNPTPGPTPTPTPPPPYPAPSLLLPVDGAVFTLADEAVVLQWASVGELRDNEAYAVTVEDVTADRGRKLVAYVTDTKYIVPNDFRPTESKPHVFRWWVVTVRQTGTDENGNPIWTPAGARSESRTFAWVGVAPAATPTPSP